tctgggaccagacTAAGTTAAAGCCTGGTGTCAACCACCCTGTTGTCCTCTGAACGCatcaacaggtctgggaccagacTAAGTTAAAGCCTGGTGTCAACCACCCTGTTGTCCTCTGAACGCatcaacaggtctgggaccagacTAAGTTAAAGCCTGGTGTCAACCACCCTGTTGTCCTCTGAACGCataaacaggtctgggaccagacTAAATTAAAGCCTGGTGTCAACCACCCTGTTGTCCTCTGAACGcatcaacagatctgggaccagactaagtTAAAGCCTGGTGTCATCCACCCTGTTGTCCTCTGAACGCatcaacaggtctgggaccagacTAAGTTAAAGCCTGGTGTCAACCACCCTGTTGTCCTCTGATCTCCTCAGCTATCTCCTCACATTTACCCATAATCCCCTATGGCTCACGTCAGAATCAAGTACACTGTTCCCACGCAAACAGCACTTACAGAGCATGGCGGTACTATAGCAACATTACAGTTTAGCTGTGCCATGGTAACTCCGTGGTAAAGCCATGGCGATACCATAGCAACGTTACGGTTTAGCGGCACCATAGTAACGCCACGGCAATACCATGGTGATCCTATAGCAACACCAAGTCAACCCTACAGCAACCTAACACCATGGTATCGCCATGGCGATGGCACTGCTATGGCAATACAGTATAGCATTATACAACAGCTTAGTAACCTCACGGCAGCGGCATGGtacagttctattataatacattaGATAGTTACAGTATTGCTTTAGGACATGTGATATGACCATAACATCAGCATATCAATATGATAAAGTCCTGATGGGcaatgagagacagtttcatctgCTGGTACAGAGAGCATCACTTATTTACACTGTGTGTACagactagcacacacacacacacgcacacacatacgcatacacgcacacgcacacgcacacacacacacacacacacacacacacacacacacacacacacacacacacacacacacacacacacacacacacacacacacacacacacacacacacacacacgcttcccAGAAGCAGTGAAATGGATAAATGTCCTAGACATTGTATAACAGGATTAAAAGAAAGCAACGATTATACAACAACAATGATGATGTCATAAtattaaaataacaataatacaataataatataattaaCACAGACAATAAAGATGATAGTACtaataatatgaataataataatagtagtttAAACGGACGGTGATGCTGATGCTGAGAGCAAAGATAAAGCTTTAGGAACCAGGGGCCCAGATACACAAAACCTTCTTGAAGAAGAAATGTCTTTTTAACTGACATTTTTTCCCTTTAACTGTAGACTTATGAAGAAAGTTAAGCAAAGTTGATATTCCTCAAAAAGGTTATTGGAAATGTTAAGGGTTATTTTTTTATAATTTCTCCTTAAACaaaaagttaagaagaaatttgatTCTTAAATAAAGTTATTGGATTTGTTCGTAATTCCAAGATAGCTAAACCCTCGTCTTAAACTCAGGGCAGTGAGAGAATACGCTCATGAAAACTATTGAACCTGTTTAATTCACTGAAAAACTTTATTATTTTAACCCCAAGAACATGTTTTAGAACAGTAATCTCAGTAGGAAATATGCAAACATGATTACCgttgttagctagatagctagctaaaccGGTTGCCAAGCAACAAACATCTTAAGAAGATTTGTAAGAAGATATTTCAGGAGTTCGTAAGAAAATCATTAAATCTTAAGATATTGTGGAGGAAATGCACTATTTTAtgaacttcttttttttttttttcttaagcagcttcttacatttttttttgcGTAAGAAATGTTTTGTGAATCTGGACCCAGATCTGTCTTCAAATTCAATCTAGAACGTTCCGTATCCCTTGTTCCAAGTTCAATATTGTTCAGTGTCACTGGTTCTACATTTGATTGTTCCAAATCTCTGGTTCAGAGGTTTAAAAAAAGGTTTCTTAAACTATGGGTCGGCACCCAAAGTGGGTCCCTGGGCATGTGAGAGGTGTGTCGTGAGTTTTCAGAATACATCTATCATCACACACTATTTCTTCTTAATTTGGGTCGTTGGAGGACGATTTGGGTCATGGGAGGACAGTCAATTTCTGAAACAGTTTAAGAATCCCTGATAGATTGTTCCATatttcctggttctacattttatATCACCAGTCGTTGTTCCCTGGTGATAGGTCGCTGCTTTCAGAACCCTGGTTCCTAGTTATAGGTCGAACTAGTCTTCCCCCCTGCTTCCTCAGTTCCCTGGTTCCTCGGTTCCCTGGTTCTAGGTTCCCCGGTTCTAGGTTCCCTGGTTCTAGGTTCCCTGGTTCTAGGTTCCCTGGTTCTAGGTTCCCTGGTTCTAGTTTCCCTGGTTTCAAGGTCCATGAATCTCGGTCCAAGCTTCAAAGGTCCACGGTTCTAGCCCTCCTGTTCTTCTGTGTTTTTACTTCTCTCTGGTCTTCTGGTCCTTGGGGCCGTGCTCCCTGGCGGTGTAGCCCAGCCTCATGCCCTGGTCCTGGGGTTCAAGACTTGGTCTCTGGGCCTGGGGGGTctggagggaggaaagaggaaCGGATCCTCTGGGCCTCAGAGACACACAGGTGACCGAACACCTTGTTGTACCACTCTGGAGACCTGCCCCTGGACACAGTAACAACATGGGTTAAAACACCTTGTACCAGTCTGGAGACCTGGACACAGTAACAACATGGGTTAAAACACCTTGTACCAGTCTGGAGACCTGGACACAGTAACAACATGGGTTAAAACACCTTGTACCAGTCTGGAGACCTGGACACAGTAACAACATGGGTTAAAACACCTTGTACCAGTCTGGAGACCTGCCCCTGGACACAGTAACAACATGGGTTAAAACACCTTGTACCAGTCTGGAGACCTGGACACAGTAACAATATGGGTTACAACACCTTGTACCAGTCTGGAGACCTGGACACAGTAACAACATGGGTTAAAACACCTTGTACCAGTCTGGAGACCTGGACAGAGCAACAACATATGGCATGACTATGAATAGTAGAACAGActgttactacacacacacacacacacacacacacacacacacacacacacacacacacacacacacacacacacacacacacacacacacacacacacacagccttactTCAGATCGACTCTGCAGATGTGTGTGAGTCTGGACCTCCCGGTTCCGTGGGGTTCTAGAAGGTACTGTGATTCTAGAACCACTCCTCTGACTGATACCATGGCTGGACTGTCCTCATAGTCCACTgatacacacaccaacacactgcaaCCCTTACAAATGTTGCTACGCCAcgacctgagagagagacagagaaagagagagagagagagagagagagagagagagagagagagagagagagagagagagagagagagagagagagagagagagagagagagagagagagagagagagagagcgacagagaggagagagagagcgacagagaagagagagagacagagagagggaatgaaggaaggtaaagggagagcgagagggtaggagcagagagagagagaggaagagacagagagagagagagagagcgagagagagagagcgacagagagagagagagagagagcgacagagagagagaggagagagagacagagagagggagacaaagaaaTCACATCAGACAGTCAGTGAGATAAAAATAATGATTGAGGTGAAAAAGATAGTCTGATCAAAGTGATTTGGTCCACTAACCTCAGTACCACGTAGTCAGTGTTGGGGTGTGGGGCCATGCTCTGCAAGCTGTACTggtagatgtctgtctgtctgcccagggTTTCCAGAACCTTCTCCTGCACTACGTCTGTCTGCCACAGGGGGCGCTCCCGCAGCAGCCTCTCCAACACCTCACTGGGCGTCgcacacacctccacacacacacgccaccgcCGCAGCGGGTTACCATCACCCAcctagagtagagagagagacacacacacacacacacacacacacacacacacacacacacacacacacacacacacacacacacacacacacacacacacacatacacacacacacacacacacacgttaggtAGAATGTGTTTGTGGGTGTAGGTGCTTACAATataataaactgggtggttcgagccctgaatgctgattggctgacagccgtgataTACCGCGGGTATGgaaacatttatttgtactgctctaattatgttggtaaccagtttataatagcaataatgcaCCTTGGAGGTTTGTGGTGTATGGATAATATACCACGGATAAGGGCTGTATCAAGGCACACAGCGTTGCGTcttgcgtaagaacagcccttagccgtggtatattggccatataccacacctcctcgggccttagtGCTTCATTCTAAtatgtctgtggtgtgtgtgatggtaTGAGTGTGTGATGGTATGAGTGTGTGATGGTATGAGTGTGTGATGGTATGAGTGTGTGATGGTATGAATGTGTCatggtatgagtgtgtgtatggtatGAGTGTGTGATGGTATGAGTGTGTGATGGTATGAGTGTGTGatggtatgagtgtgtgtatggtatGAGTGTGTGatggtatgagtgtgtgtatggtatGAGTGTGTGATGGTATGAGTGTGTGATGGTATGAGTGTGTGatggtatgagtgtgtgtatggtatGAGTGTGTGATGGTATGAGTGTGTGATGGTATGAGTGTGTGATGGTATGACTGTGTGATGGTATGAGTGTGTGATGGTATGAGTGTGTGATGGTATGAGTGTGTGatggtatgagtgtgtgtatggtatGAGTGTGTGatggtatgagtgtgtgtatggtatGAGTGTGTGatggtatgagtgtgtgtatggtatGAGTGTGTGatggtatgagtgtgtgtatggtatGAGTGTGTGATGGTATGAGTGTGTGATGGTATGAGTATGTGATGGTATGAGTATGTGATGGTATGAATGTGTGTATGGTATGAGTGTGTGATGGTATGAGTGTGTGATGGTATGAGTGTGTGATGGTATGAGTATGTGATGGTATGAGTATGTGatggtatgagtgtgtgtatggtatGACTGTGTGatggtatgagtgtgtgtatggtatACATGTTAAGTACACACACCTTTTTGCAGGCCAGTTCAGTGTGGTCACTAGTAGCCCGGGAGACCCATCCTTTGCTGCTGTCTCTGGCCTCCTTTAGTAGACCCTGGACCAGCCCCTCCATGTGTGTGTTGTAGgatccttcctcctcttcctcctcctcttcctcctcctcgtcgtCATGTGTCTTACGCAGCTCGTCCAGAGGGGGCACTAGTAACTGAGCATCCATGTAGGAGGTATGGGACCGGCTTACCATGTCCTGTGGGATCTGAATGGGACAGGAGTTGTGTGTCAGCTATGAGGTATATTACTGAGGCTGTGTTTACACCGCCAGCCACATTCTGATCAAATACAGGCAAATGAGCTGATCTGACTGGGCAAAAGACCAATTAGAAAGAAAAATAAATCGGAATTTGTCTCCCTGTGTAAACGCAACCAAACAGTAGAAATAGGACTGGTTAATTAGGACCAGAATTTAAACAGAGTACAATGTGCTGACATGACACTACCCCCTTGACATGACACTACCCCCTTGACATGACACTACCCCCTTGACATGACACTACCCCCTTGACATGACACTACCCCCTTGACATGACACTACCCCCTTGACATGACACTACCCCCTTGACATGACACTACCCCCTTGACATGACACTACCCCCTTGACATGACACTACCCCCTTGACATGACACTACCCCCTTGACTTTCAAATGTAATTCACGCTTGAGCCGACGTCCACATTGTTTACTGCAAAGGCGATCTCCTCCAACGTCAGGGAAATGACCAGTAAATGTACAGTGAACTGTCATCACCTTACAGTTAGATAATAACTAGTCTATGAAATAATTCCCAACAGAGATGTTGTTTCTCACCTCAAACAGGTGCTGGCACTCAGTGATCATGTGAGCCAGGCCTTGTGTGGCGGCTAGGTTCTCACTCAGGTCCTTCTGGTCCGGACGGCCCGTAGCATACTTCCTCTGGATCgacctataggaggagaggaggggaggagttaGTGACTGAGGGGAGGAGTTAGTGAGATGGTAGCAGAGGGGAGCAGGTGGGAGGCCATTGTTAATGCAGTACAGGTCAGCagatgttctgtgtgtgtgtgtgtgtgtgtgtgtgtgtgtgtgtgtgtgtgtgtgtgtgtgtgtgtgtgtgtgtgtgtgtgtgtgtgtgtgtgtgtgtgtgtgtgtgtgtgtgtgtgtgtgtgtgtgtgtacctgggggaCAGGTTGTCATTCTTCAGTATGTTGAGGTGGAACAGGGAGGGGCCCAGACACACAGCCAGGTTCATAGGggtcatctggttctcctctacACAGGAAGTGACATCACGCAGGAAGCAGAGCAGCGTCTGGAGCACTTCCCTGTTCTCGTCTGACATCAGCAAGATGGCCGCCCTCACGGCCTGCAACCTCTGCTCCTTAGGGAcatctacagggagagagagggagagagagatagatagagagagagagtgtagaagcagagagagagagaaagagacagagacagagacagagacagagacagagggtagaagcagagagagagagagagagagagggagagagagagagagagagagagagacagagacagagacagggacagagacagagacagagacagagagagagtatggacgagacagatagagggagggagggatatatgCAGGAGAATTAGCCAGATATCAGGAAAATTTCATCTCGTCAGCTAGATTACGCTAGATTAAGACTACTGGCTACCTGTCAGGCTCACTTTCCTGTTGAACTCAGCTAGGTTACGCTAGATTAAGGCTACTGGCTACCTGACAGGCTCACTTTCCTGTTGAACTCAGCTAGATTACGCTAGATTAAGGCTACTGGCTACCTGCAAGGCTCACTTTCCTGTTGAACTCAGCTAGGTTACGCTAGATTAAGGCTACTGGCTACCTGCAAGACTCCCTTTTCTGTTGAACTCAGCTAGGTTACGCTAGATTAATAAGACTACTGGCTACCTGACAGGTTCACTTTCCTGTTGAACTCAGCTAGGTTACGCTAGATTAAGGCTACAGGCTACCTGTCAGGCTCACTTTCCTGTTGAACTCAGCTAGGTTACGCTAGATTAAGGCTACAGGCTACCTGTCAGGTTCACTTTCCTGTTGAACTCAGCTAGGTTACGCTAGATTAAGGCTACTGGCTACCTGTCAGACTCACTTTCCTGTTGAACTCAGCTAGGTTACGCTAGATTAAGGCTACTGGCTACCTGTCAGACTCACTTTCCTGTTGAACTCAGCTAGGTTACGCTAGATTAAGGCTACTGGCTACCTGACAGGCTCACTTTCCTGTTGAACTCAGCTAGGTTACGCTAGATTAAGGCTACTGGCTACCTGACAGGCTCACTTTCCTGTTGTGAcaggacataaaacaatatagaggTAAAATGCATATCAATTTTGAGACATGACAtgtagtattttcatattttagtatACGCGTTTCATATTCATTCCTGTATCTCTGTGAAATGTAAACGGAGCACTGAGTGTACACCAAGGTTTTGATTTTCAAAGTCTTTTACATTTTCACTTAGCTTGTGTCATGCTAGTTTAGCTTTTTGCGACCCACGTAAACAAATCATATTTGAGCTGAAAGTAGAAAAGTTCTGGATTAAGAGggtgtttaaaaaaagaaatatatatttgacctttaattaactagacaaatcagttaagaacaaattcttatttacattgacagtctaggaacagtgggttaactgtcttgttcaggggcagaacgacagatttctaccatgtcagctcggggattcgatcttgcaacctttcggttaccggtCCACctctctgaccactaggctacctgccgcctctgtGCACGCTTCCATGAGTGTGTGTTCATGTACgtcagtttgtgtgtgttctTACACTGGTATATATGCAGGAAGGTCTCTCCCAGCTTGCTCGTCAGCAGAGGTTCAGGAAGGTCTCTGTAGAACTGTTTCACCATGTCTGCTACGTCGTACGCTGACTGGTCCTCGTAACACACACTGTCAGGACAGGTCTCGCACTCCTGTCTCAACGCCTGGATACGAGACTTCACACCAGATTTACGGAACAGACCCAcctaggagagggagaaggggagagagagggataaggggagagatggggagagagggagagtgggagaatgggagagaggagtaaaggaaaagagggagagggagagtgggagagaggagtagaggaaaagagggagagggagagtgggagagaggagtagagggagagagcgagagaggagtagagggagggagcgagagaggaatagaggaaaagagggagagggagagggagagtgggagagaggagtagagggaaagagggagagagagagtaggagagaggagtagagggagagagcgagagaggagtagagggagggagcgagcgaggagtagaggaaaagagggagagggagagtgggagagaggagtagagggaaagagggagagagagagtaggagagaggagtagagggagagagcgagagaggagtagagggagggagcgagagaggagtagagggagagatggagagagagagtgggagagaggagtagagggagagagcgagagaggagtagagagagagagggagagaaggagagaggagtagagggagagagggagagaaggagagaggaaagaaggagagaaagagagaggagcagaggtaAAGAGTTACACTACTGTCTCAATGCCCATATACGAGATTTCACACCTTCACACCTAAGTCTCGTGCGGTGGAGGAGATGTTCGtaggctatactcagccttgtctcagcgTAGCAAGTtgatggtctgttgatatccctctagtggtgtgggggctgtgctttggcaaagtgggtggggttatttcctgcctggttggccctgtccgggggtatcgtaggacggggccacagtgttcCTCAACCCCCCCGTctgtctccagtatctatgctgcaatagtctatggtgtaattctcctgtcttatctggtgtcctgtgtgaatttaagtatgctccctctaattctctctctctcccagaggacctgagccctaggaccatgcctcaggactacctggcctgatgactcctcgctgtccccagtccacctggccatgctgctgctccagtttcaactgttctgcctgcggctatggaaccccgacctgttcaccggacgtgctaccttgtcccagacctgatgttttgtactctctctctctctctctctaccgcacctgctgtctcgacctctgactgatcggctatgaaaagccaactaacatttactcctgaggtgctgacctgttgcaccctctacaaatactgtgattattatttgaccctgctggtcatctatgaacgtctGAACATATTGatgaacaatctggccttaatggcgaCGTACTCTTATaacctccacccggcacagccagaagaggactggcaacccctcagagcctggttcctctctaggtttcttcctaggttctggcttttctagggagtttttcctagccaccttgcttctacacctgcattgcctgctgtttgggggtttaggttgggtttctgtacagcactttgagatataagCTGATGTAAGACGGgctatatatataatacatttgattgacttaCACAactatttgagtgtgtgtgtgtgtgtgtgtgtgtacctggtcaaGGCAGTGCATCCTGAGATGCCTCAGGGCCTGCTGTAGACAAAGAGGTAGAGGGTAACCACAGCGCTGTGTGTGAACGATGAGGGGAACACcaaacacactcctctctctgtagTCAGGGACCTTCAAACGCTTCATAAACTTAGGGACAGACCTGGAGAGAGAAAGTAGAGgaggtgactgtgtgtgtgtgtgtgtgtgtgtgtgtgtgtgtgtgtgtgtgtgtgtgtgtgtgtgtgtgtgtgtgtgcgcgtgcgcgtgcgcgtgcgtgtgcgtgtgcgtgtgtgtgtgtgtgtacctaccaGGTCCAGCCGTGTTTGTTTGACATGGAGTAATTCTCCATGATGGCTGTGAGTCGGAGCAGAGAGAACTTCTGGAGCAGGCTGAGCTGGCCTGCTGATTGGCTACTGATCTGCAGCGCGGAGCCTGATTGGCGCAGACGGTCAGAGAGGCGGAAGCTCGGCCACCTCAGactggagggggggggagagagagagagagagagagagagagagagagagagagagagagagaaagagagagagagagagagagagagagagagagagagagagagagagagagagagagagagagagagagagagagaaattaaagGGAAAAGACTCAgagagactgaccagagagactgaccagagagactgACCAGGATACATACAAGTTACATTAGAGAGACTCACCGTGGTCTGGTAAGGGAAGCTCCCACTCcagagtctctcctctctctggtcccTGTAGACTCCATGTCAGTCAGGGAgaccccgtctctctccccctcactggGCATGgtcctcccctctccatccccctcactgggtgtggtcctctcctctccctccccctcactgGGTGTggtccttccctctccctctccctccccctcatcctcacccctctttccctcccctgcctccccctcctcccccaccacacCCTCCGGCAGCACACTGCGACTCCAGTGGTCTACGATCTGCTGCAGGCCGCTGATGTGACTGATGATGTCATCCAGGTGGGGGAACAGGTGATCGTCTCGGTCCACATCCAGCAGGTC
The Salvelinus fontinalis isolate EN_2023a chromosome 10, ASM2944872v1, whole genome shotgun sequence DNA segment above includes these coding regions:
- the LOC129864184 gene encoding stAR-related lipid transfer protein 13-like isoform X1 — protein: MTTKRKSPKLQLRRSISEQLRDSTSKAWDLLWRNVRERRLAEIEAKEACDWLRAAGFPQYAQLYEDSQFPIDILSVKRDHDFLDRDLVEPLCRRLNTLNKCCSMKLDVSHPRKRTDDSDDDDPLAISKRWTFEWNSRRWSRLQDMHFLLGSPNESSPEGCQGEGRLRSTVSSESVLTDLSEPEITDISSLHSQDSLGAMLPDSVSMASLAGPYQPPGDLSHYNSLPIKSSRHGQGGRSPAKAFLRRMEMMRTWGPSSKRKSGSGRAPLVISGPVLHGEEPQALQTLHCVPINQSEDSPDPPHQSDDNSSRIALGNGSKGQSVTSGVSSMRPCVRESVSKPKRGSMYLEDMELLSGAPHVRRTEAQQSPFSRNHFRSYEDLLVHIPKNHKPGTFPKALSIESLATATNHQRQTPSPSTLHPSKGSPWTGTALSKKPPCPGAPRGSRVSVYDNVPGSHLYASTGDLLDVDRDDHLFPHLDDIISHISGLQQIVDHWSRSVLPEGVVGEEGEAGEGKRGEDEGEGEGEGRTTPSEGEGEERTTPSEGDGEGRTMPSEGERDGVSLTDMESTGTRERRDSGVGASLTRPRLRWPSFRLSDRLRQSGSALQISSQSAGQLSLLQKFSLLRLTAIMENYSMSNKHGWTWSVPKFMKRLKVPDYRERSVFGVPLIVHTQRCGYPLPLCLQQALRHLRMHCLDQVGLFRKSGVKSRIQALRQECETCPDSVCYEDQSAYDVADMVKQFYRDLPEPLLTSKLGETFLHIYQYVPKEQRLQAVRAAILLMSDENREVLQTLLCFLRDVTSCVEENQMTPMNLAVCLGPSLFHLNILKNDNLSPRSIQRKYATGRPDQKDLSENLAATQGLAHMITECQHLFEIPQDMVSRSHTSYMDAQLLVPPLDELRKTHDDEEEEEEEEEEEGSYNTHMEGLVQGLLKEARDSSKGWVSRATSDHTELACKKVGDGNPLRRWRVCVEVCATPSEVLERLLRERPLWQTDVVQEKVLETLGRQTDIYQYSLQSMAPHPNTDYVVLRSWRSNICKGCSVLVCVSVDYEDSPAMVSVRGVVLESQYLLEPHGTGRSRLTHICRVDLKGRSPEWYNKVFGHLCVSEAQRIRSSFLPPDPPGPETKS
- the LOC129864184 gene encoding stAR-related lipid transfer protein 13-like isoform X2 encodes the protein MTTKRKSPKLQLRRSISEQLRDSTSKAWDLLWRNVRERRLAEIEAKEACDWLRAAGFPQYAQLYEDSQFPIDILSVKRDHDFLDRDLVEPLCRRLNTLNKCCSMKLDVSHPRKRTDDSDDDDPLAISKRWTFEWNSRRWSRLQDMHFLLGSPNESSPEGCQGEGRLRSTVSSESVLTDLSEPEITDISSLHSQDSLGAMLPDSVSMASLAGPYQPPGDLSHYNSLPIKSSRHGQGGRSPAKAFLRRMEMMRTWGPSSKRKSGSGRAPLVISGPVLHGEEPQALQTLHCVPINQSEDSPDPPHQSDDNSSRIALGNGSKGQSVTSGVSSMRPCVRESVSKPKRGSMYLEDMELLSGAPHVRRTEAQQSPFSRNHFRSYEDLLVHIPKNHKPGTFPKALSIESLATATNHQRQTPSPSTLHPSKGSPWTGTALSKKPPCPGAPRGSRVSVYDNVPGSHLYASTGDLLDVDRDDHLFPHLDDIISHISGLQQIVDHWSRSVLPEGVVGEEGEAGEGKRGEDEGEGEGEGRTTPSEGEGEERTTPSEGDGEGRTMPSEGERDGVSLTDMESTGTRERRDSGVGASLTRPRLRWPSFRLSDRLRQSGSALQISSQSAGQLSLLQKFSLLRLTAIMENYSMSNKHGWTWSVPKFMKRLKVPDYRERSVFGVPLIVHTQRCGYPLPLCLQQALRHLRMHCLDQVGLFRKSGVKSRIQALRQECETCPDSVCYEDQSAYDVADMVKQFYRDLPEPLLTSKLGETFLHIYQYVPKEQRLQAVRAAILLMSDENREVLQTLLCFLRDVTSCVEENQMTPMNLAVCLGPSLFHLNILKNDNLSPRSIQRKYATGRPDQKDLSENLAATQGLAHMITECQHLFEIPQDMVSRSHTSYMDAQLLVPPLDELRKTHDDEEEEEEEEEEEGSYNTHMEGLVQGLLKEARDSSKGWVSRATSDHTELACKKVGDGNPLRRWRVCVEVCATPSEVLERLLRERPLWQTDVVQEKVLETLGRQTDIYQYSLQSMAPHPNTDYVVLRSWRSNICKGCSVLVCVSVDYEDSPAMVSVRGVVLESQYLLEPHGTGRSRLTHICRVDLKGRSPDWYKVF